The Colletotrichum higginsianum IMI 349063 chromosome 2, whole genome shotgun sequence genome has a segment encoding these proteins:
- a CDS encoding MIZ/SP-RING zinc finger — translation MTSIPRPELHALVKLVNSNQLLNRQLSSICQLNGLTSSGVKASLQGRIVNGEPPLLLLRSFFLLRCFLPTTAFCKPLCFLPILRSTLADFFRLLAIQEAFNNNDVTRFQQIQRSIETARTGASSSPASHKQGRPAAATTPVPMLRQDQQYWGNSRTARPGGSNGLALPSHGSGGPSFSNSPFYEIQFRVGNVRPCEAMTQHRNMVSIPVRTSENPGVDKVLEDKSLRIMVFCAQNDSGTQDISFPHQSEIKVNGTEVKANLRGLKNKPGSTRPVDVTSYLRLKNDYRNFVEFTYALTQKKFFLVLYACKITSAQELAEKIKVGKKIPKHKVIEEISRKAADTDIVTTSQVLSLKCPLSYMRLDVPCRSVNCSHIQCFDATSYLQLQEQGPQWLCPICNKSAPYEQLAVDEYVRDILANTSKSLDQVTIEPDGQWRVNLAQDDGKPTNGGSGLVDDDDEDDWGIVEVNPIRSRNFETPNRSVASTATPTTTIMSRESSAMPRGVGTTSGKRLHSDRVTIDLTLSDDDEPVAPPPKRQQLQGPGSYTNGYGSGLPY, via the exons ATGACCTCCATCCCGAGGCCTGAGCTGCATGCTCTGGTCAAGCTGGTAAACAGCAACCAGCTGCTCAACCGCCAGCTTTCCAGCATCTGTCAGCTGAACGGTCTTACTAGCAGTGGCGTCAAGGCGTCGCTGCAAGGTCGCATCGTCAATGGTGAGCCGCCCCTCCTCCTATTGCGctccttcttccttctccgcTGCTTCTTGCCGACTACGGCATTCTGCAAACCTCTGTGTTTTCTCCCCATCTTGAGATCCACCCTGGCTGACTTCTTCCGCCTACTAGCGATCCAAGAGGCCTTTAACAACAACGACGTGACTCGCTTTCAACAAATCCAACGCAGCATCGAGACCGCAAGAACCGgcgcctcctcttcgcccgCCTCCCACAAACAAGGCCGCCCTGCCGCAGCAACTACCCCCGTGCCCATGTTGCGTCAAGATCAACAATACTGGGGGAACTCACGCACCGCTCGCCCCGGCGGCTCGAACGGCCTTGCCCTGCCTAGTCACGGATCGGGTG GACCGTCCTTCAGCAACAGCCCATTCTACGAGATACAGTTTCGCGTCGGTAATGTTCGGCCTTGCGAGG CAATGACCCAGCACAGAAACATGGTCTCTATCCCGGTTCGAACCAGCGAGAACCCGGGAGTCGACAAGGTTCTCGAGGACAAGTCATTACGCATTATGGTATTCTGCGCTCAGAATGACAGCGGCACCCAAGACATCTCTTTCCCCCACCAGTCGGAAATCAAGGTCAATGGCACTGAGGTCAAGGCCAACCTCAGAGGCTTGAAGAACAAGCCGGGATCGACAAGGCCAGTCGACGTCACAAGCTACCTGCGTCTGAAAAACGACTATCGGAATTTCGTTGAGTTCACTTATGCGCTGACTCAAAAG AAATTCTTCCTCGTTCTTTACGCTTGCAAGATCACGTCGGCTCAGGAACTGGCAGAAAAGATCAAGGTGGGAAAGAAGATCCCAAAGCACAAGGTCATTGAAGAGA TCAGCAGAAAGGCGGCGGACACGGATATTGTCACCACATCGCAAGTCCTGTCATTGAAATGCCCTCTTTCCTATATGCGTCTCGATGTCCCGTGCCGCTCAGTCAACTGCTCGCACATTCAATGCTTCGACGCAACGTCATACCTTCAGCTGCAGGAACAAGGTCCCCAGTGGCTCTGCCCTATTTGCAACAAGTCTGCGCCATATGAGCAGTTGGCTGTTGACGA ATATGTCAGAGACATCTTAGCAAACACATCCAAATCTCTGGATCAGGTTACGATCGAGCCTGACGGACAGTGGCGCGTGAATTTGGCGCAAGACGATGGAAAGCCCACCAATGGCGGAAGCGGCCtggtcgatgatgacgatgaagatgatTGGGGTATTGTCGAGGTCAACCCTATTCGCAGCCGCAACTTCGAAACACCCAACCGCTCAGTGGCCAGCACGGCCACTCCCACCACAACAATCATGTCACGTGAAAGCTCGGCAATGCCGAGGGGTGTGGGCACGACCAGCGGCAAGCGTCTTCATTCGGACAGGGTGACAATAGACCTGACCCTAtctgacgacgacgaacccgTTGCGCCGCCCCCGAAGCGCCAACAATTACAAGGGCCAGGATCATATACCAACGGCTACGGTAGTGGATTGCCGTACTAA
- a CDS encoding GPI ethanolamine phosphate transferase, with protein sequence MSFRYGSGALTTLLTVVNILTPVAIVIFATGFFPYKPVLPGLAQYETLEYGPPPAAPFDRLVFMVVDALRSDFVYVDGAGFTHTQELIRQGAALPFTAYARSPTVTMPRIKAITTGSIPSFLDVILNLDEADTSSTLAAQDTWLAQMKAKQAGKLVMYGDDTWLKLFPGTFDRADGTSSFFVADFTEVDNNVTRHIDTELQNDDWSTLVLHYLGLDHIGHKSGPRSSHMVPKQHEMDDIVKRIYSAMENQDHMSSALMVLCGDHGMNDAGNHGASSPGETSPALVFISPKLKVLQRHLPAPAAFREDFSYYTKVEQSDLAPTLGALLGFPVPKNNLGAFISDFLPFWSDKNDQIQLLVRNARQILNIVTATFGSEMFDLATTSTQKACLNPQDDAQELACEWHRVNDALKVMDDGQGELDPVWLEAMSKWLGNAQDLMSSMASNYDMGRLHVGEAVAFLGTGSLVFGARPSLIPLLTITVMYGIMMFASSYVEEEQHFWYWATSAWLGSLAVKKMQTTRALIPTLASLLLALTATRLIRGWNQTGQKHAGEPDIVKTFIVANPSLLWALVSLAYLFLFAQIRRKLRGLPRTLATATSATLILSAFTFKIAFTSEDAPELVTGLPAVLNALTQGLSLVARARAVFIGLAAVAAYSTYLALSDPFTEARHTSPLLHHLTTLLLATQSRVTNIPLLLLFTFQLPFLASLDLDLPALSTTSLLLQYASFFAFGGTNAISSVDLSSAYNGVAGFSVVAVGALTFVSNWAGPIYWASATNLLLLQYRNRRAGSDEGRDVFLRHVGHMTLFTACSVGFIMVACEALRTHLFVWTVFSPKYLYCMAWSIGQHLVVNIIVSGLLYRLGSA encoded by the exons ATGTCTTTTCGTTACGGATCGGGCGCTCTGACGACCCTTCTCACGGTTGTCAACATACTGACTCCGGTGGCGATTGTCATCTTCGCGACTGGCTTCTTCCCTTACAAGCCAGTTCTCCCAGGTCTGGCCCAGTATGAGACGCTGGAGTATGGCCCGCCACCAGCTGCGCCTTTCGACCGCCTCGTATTCATGGTAGTCGATGCACTGCGAAG CGACTTTGTGTACGTGGACGGCGCAGGCTTTACACATACTCAGGA ACTTATTCGTCAAGGAGCCGCTCTGCCCTTTACTGCCTATGCTCGATCGCCGACCGTCACAATGCCAAGGATCAAGGCTATCACCACCGGCTCGATCCCGTCTTTCTTGGATGTCATTCTAAATCTTGATGAAGCCGACACATCCTCGACTTTGGCTGCTCAAGACACCTGGCTTGCTCAGATGAAGGCCAAACAAGCGGGGAAACTGGTCATGTATGGTGACGATACCTGGCTCAAGCTCTTCCCTGGAACCTTTGACCGCGCCGATGGcacctcgagcttcttcgtTGCA GACTTTACCGAGGTTGACAATAACGTCACCAGGCACATCGATACCGAACTACAGAATGATGATTGGAGTACACTGGTTCTGCATTACCTCGGCTTGGACCACATCGGACACAAATCGGGACCACGAAG CTCGCACATGGTCCCGAAACAGCATGAAATGGACGATATCGTCAAGCGCATCTACAGTGCCATGGAAAATCAAGACCACatgtcctcggccttgatggTTCTCTGTGGAGACCACGGCATGAACGACGCCGGCAACCATGGGGCATCATCTCCTGGGgagacctcgccggcgcttGTTTTCATATCGCCGAAGCTCAAGGTCTTGCAACGCCACCTGCCAGCCCCGGCCGCATTTCGGGAGGACTTTTCTTATTATACCAAGGTCGAACAGTCGGATCTCGCCCCTACGTTGGGCGCTCTTCTGGGTTTCCCGGTACCCAAGAACAACCTGGGCGCATTCATATCGGACTTCCTGCCCTTTTGGTCAGATA AAAACGACCAGATTCAACTACTCGTTCGCAACGCTCGCCAAATCTTGAACATCGTGACAGCGACTTTCGGTTCTGAGATGTTCGATCTCGCAACCACCTCAACGCAGAAGGCCTGCTTGAACCCGCAGGATGATGCTCAGGAGCTAGCTTGTGAATGGCATCGTGTCAATGACGCGCTCAAAGTCATGGACGACGGCCAGGGAGAACTAGATCCAGTATGGCTTGAAGCCATGTCCAAG TGGCTCGGCAACGCTCAAGACCTCATGAGCAGCATGGCCAGCAACTATGACATGGGGAGGCTTCACGTCGGCGAAGCCGTGGCCTTCCTCGGAACAGGCTCTCTGGTCTTCGGCGCCCGGCCCAGCCTCATTCCGCTActcaccatcaccgtcatgTATGGTATCATGATGTTCGCTAGCAGCTAtgttgaagaagagcagCACTTCTGGTACTGGGCTACGTCGGCCTGGCTAGGCTCTTTGGCCGTAAAGAAGATGCAAAC CACTCGTGCCCTTATACCAACCCTGGCCTCGCTTCTGCTAGCATTGACAGCCACAAGGCTCATCCGGGGGTGGAACCAAACCGGCCAAAAGCACGCTGGCGAGCCCGACATCGTCAAGACTTTCATCGTGGCGAACCCCTCCCTTCTCTGGGCTCTCGTCAGCTTAGCCTATCTCTTCCTGTTCGCACAAATCCGGAGGAAACTCCGTGGCTTGCCTCGCACACTCGCCACTGCCACGTCTGCCACTCTCATTCTCTCCGCATTCACGTTCAAAATCGCCTTCACCAGTGAAGACGCTCCGGAGCTCGTTACCGGCCTCCCGGCTGTCCTCAATGCCCTCACGCAGGGCCTCTCCCTCGTGGCCCGCGCCAGGGCCGTCTTCATCGGCCTTGCCGCTGTGGCAGCCTATTCAACTTACCTCGCTCTATCCGACCCGTTCACCGAGGCGAGACACACGTCTCCTTTACTCCACCACCTCACGACCCTCCTCCTTGCAACCCAGTCCCGCGTGACAAACAtcccgctcctcctcctcttcaccttccagctccccttcctcgcctccctcgacctcgacctgcccgCGCTCTCCACGACttccctgctgctgcagtaCGCCTCATTCTTCGCCTTTGGCGGCACCAATGCCATATCCTCCGTCGATCTCTCGAGCGCCTATaacggcgtcgccggcttcagcgtcgtcgccgtcggggcTCTGACGTTTGTGAGCAACTGGGCCGGGCCGATCTATTGGGCCTCCGCCACgaacctgctgctgcttcagTACCGCAACCGCAGGGCGGGCAGCGACGAGGGGAGGGACGTGTTTCTACGGCACGTCGGTCATATGACGCTCTTCACGGCATGCAGCGTCGGTTTCATCATGGTGGCGTGCGAGGCACTGCGGACACACCTGTTTGTCTGGACCGTCTTCTCACCAAAGTACCTGTACTGCATGGCCTGGAGCATTGGGCAACATCTCGTCGTAAACATCATTGTCTCTGGCCTACTTTATCGCTTAGGATCCGCATGA